One Streptomyces formicae genomic window, GCGCAACCGCGCCCACCTCGAACCCTGGGACCCGGACAGGCCCGCCGCCTTCTTCACCACGCAGGGGCAGAGCGACCGGCTCCGGGTGCAGTTGGAGGAGGGCCGCGCGGGCCGGTCCGCGCACTGGGTGCTGGTCGGCGGCGGTGAGGTCCTCGGGCACGCCGCCCTGTCGAACATCGTGCTCGGCCCGGTCCGCAGCGGGAACCTCGGCTACTGGATCGACGCCGAGCACCAGGGAAGGGGCCTCGCCTCCGGCGCGGCGAACGTCGTCTGCGAGGCCGCCGACGGCCAACTGGGCCTGCACCGCGTCGAGGCGGGCACGCTCCTGCACAACACCGCGTCGCAGCGCGTGCTCACCAAGTGCGGCTTCGAGGAGTACGGCGTCGCGCCGGGCTTCCTGTACATCCAGGGCGCCTGGCGCGACCACCGGCTCTTCCAGAAGATCCTCAACGACCGCCCCGCGTGAGGCGGTTCGCGCGGAGTCTCAGACGATGCCCTCGGCGACCTCGGCCTGCTCGCGGTCCGAGCCGTACGCCTGCGGAGTGCTGTACGAGCGGCGCGCCACGAACCACCACACGGTGGCCAGAATCAGCACCACGGCGAGCGCGATCGACGCGTAGTTCATCGACTGGACGGTGACGGGCGAGGCCTGCGGCAGGCAGAACAGGACCGTCACGAACGCCACCCAGATCACCGCGATCCAGCCGATCGGCTTGCTCCAGCGGCCCAGGTTCCACGGGCCCTGCTGGAAGCGGTCGCCCGCGCGCAGGCGCAGGAAGATCGGGATGGCGTAGGCGGGCGTGATGCCGATGACGTTGATGGCGGTCACGGCCGTGTACGCGGTCGCCGAGTACAGGGACGGCAGGGCGATCACCGCGGCCAGGCCCACCGAGAGCCACACCGCGGGCACCGGGACCTGGGTGCGGGAGCTGACCTTGCGCCAGATCGCGGAGCCCGGCAGCGCGTTGTCGCGGGAGAAGGCGAACACCATGCGGCTGGCCGCGGCCGTCTCGGCGTTGCCGCAGAACAGCTGCGCCACGATCACGATGAGCAGCAGCGCCGTCGCGCCGGACTCGCCGATCGCGTCGATCATGATCTGGGCGGGCGGCACGTTGGTGGCGGTCTCCAACGTGCCCTTGTAGTCCTGGATGGCGAAGGTGAGCCCGGCCAGCAGGACGAAACCGGCGATCCAGGAGGCCCAGATGGCGCGCACGATGCCGCGCGCAGCGGACACCGACGCGTTGGACGTCTCCTCCGAGAGGTGCGCGGAGGCGTCGTACCCGGAGAACGTGTACTGGGCGAGGAGCAGGCCGATCGCGGTGACGTAGAGCGGGTTCTCCCAGCCGGTGCCGTTGTAGAACTCGCCGAAGACGAACGACGGCGACTGGTGGTGGTCGGGCACGATCGCGAGGACGCCGACGATCACCGTGACACCGGCCACGTGCCACCACACGCTGATCGAGTTGAGCAGGCTGACCAGGCGTACGTTGAAGAGGTTCAGGACGGCGTGCAGGAACAGGATGCACAGGAAGATCAGGAAGGTCTTCTCGGCCGTCGGCGTGAAGCCGAACTTCAGATTGAGGAACGCGCCGGTGAACAGGGCGGCGCCGTAGTCGATGCCCGCTATCGCGCCGAGCAGGCCGAGCAGGTTCAGCCAGCCCGTGTACCAGCCCCAGCGGCGCCCGCCGAGCCGGTCGGCCATGTAGTAGAGCGCCCCCGACGTCGGATACGCGCTGGTCACCTCGGCCAGCGCGAGGCCCACGCAGAGGACGAAGAGGCCGACGCCCGCCCAGCCCCAGAGCATCACGGCCGGGCCGCCGGTGCCCAGGCCGAAGCCGTAGAGCGTCATGCATCCGGACAGGATGGAGATCACCGAGAAGCTGATGGCGAAGTTGCCGAAGCCGCCCATGCGGCGGGCGAGTACGGGTTGGTAGCCGAGCTCTCTGAGCCGTTCCTCCTCGTCCTGGCGTGGCACGGGGACGGAGCTCGACCAGGTGGTGCGGGACACGGAACTACCTCCGGTGGGGAACAAAGGGGGGAGCGGGGGAGTGGGGGCCCTGCCCGGGGGCTAGCCCGGGGCGCGGGAGGAGTTGGAGCAGCGGGCGCGGGCCTGGACGAAGACCTCGGCGGCCGCGTCCGCGTCGCCGGGCGAGCGGGTGCGGTAGGTCCAGGGCACGACGGTGAAGAACGGGTCCATGGCCTCGAACACCCGTAACGCGTCCTGGAACTGGTGCGCTCCCCACAGCGCGTGCGCGAGGTGGTTGAGGTCCAGGAGCGAGGCCGCGGCGGGCGGCGAGTAGTCGAACCACAGCTGCAGGGCGCGCAGCGCGCCGCGCGTGGAGTCCTCGGAGATCCAGTGCAGGTCGAGGGCCCGCTCTCCGCCGCCCTCCCTGCGGTAGCGCTCGACGCGCACGTACAGCGGGAGCAGGTGCAGCGAGGAGCCCGCGGGGGCGCCCGCCGACGCCCACTGCACGAAGTTGTACGCCTCGGTGAGCGGCCCGTCGGGCCTGCGCCCGTACACGAACTGGAGCATCCGGTGGTAGGCCTCGCGATTGCCGGGATCGCGCTTGTCGGCCTCGCCGAGCAGGTGCCAGGGCCCGGGGAAGAGCATCGGCTCCGGCGGCGCGACGCGGTGCTCGTCCCACCGCTGGCCCTCGTCGAGCCGGGCGAGCGCGAGCAGGCAGACCCAGGGGACCGGGTCCTCGGGCGACATCGACGACGCGGTGCCGCAGGCCGAAACGGCCTCGCGCCACAGGTCGTTGGTCTGCCGGTGTCCGGCGCGGTGGGCCCGCAGGGCGCGTTCCACCGCGACCCGGGCGTACAGGACGGCCGCGGACGCGCTGTGCGGCTCCTCGGCGCGCCAGGCGCGCACCACGTCGGAACCGGCGACGGCCGCCGCGAGGATCTGGGTCCGCTGGGTCCACAGTCCCCAGTCGGGTGTTTCGGTGAGCAGGTTGCGCGTGGACACCCAGCGGCCGGCCCTGAGGTCCTGAAGCACGGCACGCAGGGCTTCGTCGTGGCCCGCCGGGTGGTACACCGGGCGGCCTAACGGCATGGGCATGAGTCCTCGGTCGGGGAGATGGGGGGTTGAACGGGCCTGTTGTCGGGGTGTGTTGATGATGTTGTTCGGCGGTCAGTGTAGAGCTGGCAGTTCCGGTTTCCAGGTCCATTCATGGATCTTTTCTGTCCCGTTCTGTCAAACCGGCGCACCGAAAAGGCATTTGACGAACAGTCAGGGTCATTTCGTTCTCTTTGAGGTGTCCTTAACCGTCCTTGGCCCGTCCATTGGTAAGCCTTGACGCCCTCGGGCGCCCTGTAGCAGTCTTCCGCGGTGATCACCTACGAGCGGACCGCCGGGAGCGACCGGCCCGTGCTCGCCGTCGACCAGGGCACGTCGGGCACCAAGGCCCTCGTCGTCTGCCCGGAGCGCGGTGTGATCGGCTCGGGTGAGGCGCCGGTGCGCCCCCGCCATCTGCCGGGCGGCCTGGTCGAGGTCGACCCCGCCGAGCTCCTTTCCTCCGTCGTCGACGCCGGACGCCGCGCGCTGGCCGACGCCGGTGAGCCGGTCGCGGCCGTCGGCCTCGCCAACCAGGGCGAGACGGTGCTCGCCTGGGACCCGCGGACCGGCGAACCGCTCACCGACGCCCTCGTGTGGCAGGACCGCCGCGCGGAGTCGGTCTGCGCGGAACTCGCCCCGCACGCGGACGAGTTGCGGCACCTCACGGGCCTGCCCCTCGATCCGTACTTCGCCGCCCCCAAGATGGCGT contains:
- a CDS encoding GNAT family N-acetyltransferase gives rise to the protein MISGEVSLTSDVLIRPVTLDDAEALARAYRRNRAHLEPWDPDRPAAFFTTQGQSDRLRVQLEEGRAGRSAHWVLVGGGEVLGHAALSNIVLGPVRSGNLGYWIDAEHQGRGLASGAANVVCEAADGQLGLHRVEAGTLLHNTASQRVLTKCGFEEYGVAPGFLYIQGAWRDHRLFQKILNDRPA
- a CDS encoding amino acid permease → MSRTTWSSSVPVPRQDEEERLRELGYQPVLARRMGGFGNFAISFSVISILSGCMTLYGFGLGTGGPAVMLWGWAGVGLFVLCVGLALAEVTSAYPTSGALYYMADRLGGRRWGWYTGWLNLLGLLGAIAGIDYGAALFTGAFLNLKFGFTPTAEKTFLIFLCILFLHAVLNLFNVRLVSLLNSISVWWHVAGVTVIVGVLAIVPDHHQSPSFVFGEFYNGTGWENPLYVTAIGLLLAQYTFSGYDASAHLSEETSNASVSAARGIVRAIWASWIAGFVLLAGLTFAIQDYKGTLETATNVPPAQIMIDAIGESGATALLLIVIVAQLFCGNAETAAASRMVFAFSRDNALPGSAIWRKVSSRTQVPVPAVWLSVGLAAVIALPSLYSATAYTAVTAINVIGITPAYAIPIFLRLRAGDRFQQGPWNLGRWSKPIGWIAVIWVAFVTVLFCLPQASPVTVQSMNYASIALAVVLILATVWWFVARRSYSTPQAYGSDREQAEVAEGIV